In Lolium rigidum isolate FL_2022 chromosome 3, APGP_CSIRO_Lrig_0.1, whole genome shotgun sequence, the genomic window AACAGGCTGCGCGGCGACATCCCGGACTTCGTCGGCGACCTGCCCAGCCTCGAGGTGCTGCAGCTGTGGGAGAACAACTTCACCGGCGGCGTgccgcgccgcctcggccgcAACGGCCGGCTCCAGCTCGTCGAcctctcctccaaccggctcaccAGCACGCTGCCGCCGGAGCTCTGCGCCGGCGGCAAGCTGCACACGCTCATCGCCCTCGGCAACTCCTTGTTCGGCGCCATCCCGGACTCGCTCGGCCAGTGCAAGTCCCTGAGCCGTATCCGTCTCGGGGAGAACTTCCTCAACGGCTCCATTCCCAAGGGGCTCTTCGAGCTGCAGAAGCTCACGCAGGTCGAGCTGCAGGATAACCTGCTCACCGGCGAGTTCCCTGCCGTGGTTGGCGTCGCCGCGCCTAATCTGGGGGAGATCAACCTGTCCAACAATCAGCTCACCGGGCCATTGCCGGCATCCATTGGGAACTTCTCTGGTGTTCAGAAGCTGCTTCTCGACCGCAACttgttctccggtgtgatgcctgcTGAGATCGGCCGGCTGCAGCAGCTCTCCAAGGCTGACCTTAGCAGCAATGCCATCGAGGGAGGTGTGCCGCCGGAGATTGGGAAATGCCGGCTGCTCACTTACCTGGACATGAGCCGGAACAATCTCTCAGGGAAGATACCCCCGGCCATCTCTGGAATGCGGATACTGAACTACCTCAACTTGTCCAGAAACCATCTTGATGGGGagatacctccgtccatcgccacAATGCAGAGCCTGACGGCGGTCGACTTCTCATACAACAACTTGTCCGGGCTTGTTCCAGCGACCGGCCAGTTCAGCTACTTCAATGCCACATCTTTCGTTGGCAATCCAAGCCTGTGTGGACCGTACCTTGGTCCATGCCGCCCTGGCATTGCTGATACTGGTCACACCACCCATGGCCATGGAGGGCTGTCTAATGGTATCAAGCTGCTCATTGTGCTAGCCTTGCTTGCTTTCTCCATTGTATTTGCTACCCTGGCAATCCTGAAGGCGCGGTCGTTGAAGAAAGCCAGTGATGCTCGTCTGTGGAAACTCACTGCATTCCAGCGCCTTGATTTCACCTGCGACGATGTGCTTGATTCCCTGAAGGAGGAGAACATTATTGGCAAAGGCGGGGCAGGAACTGTGTACAAGGGATCAATGCCCAATGGTGACCATGTGGCCGTGAAGAGGCTCCCGGCAATGGTTCGTGGCTCGTCACATGATCATGGGTTCTCGGCGGAGATACAGACACTTGGGAGGATTCGTCATCGCCATATCGTGCGCCTGCTAGGCTTCTGCTCAAACAATGAGACTAACCTGCTGGTGTATGAGTATATGCCGAATGGCAGTCTTGGGGAGCTTCTCCATGGCAAGAAGGGCGAGCACCTGCTTTGGGATACTCGGTACAAGATTGCTGTTGAGGCTGCCAAGGGGCTGTGCTACCTGCACCATGATTGTTCACCGCTGATTCTTCATCGTGATGTCAAATCAAACAATATTCTCCTGGATTCTGACTTTGAAGCTCATGTGGCCGACTTTGGGCTGGCGAAATTCCTGCAGGATACCGGTGCATCTGAATGCATGTCTGCCATTGCTGGTTCATATGGCTACATCGCTCCAGGTATTACAGCATGCCCTCGTTTTTAATAAGATTCAGTCTGACTATTCTTAAGATTATGAGATGATAAATACTGGATGCTTAAAACATAGGTAGGTTATAGAACTGTATATCATAACTCATAAGCACACTTCATGCTACTGTTTACTGTTAGTACTTAAATGCAGACATGTAGTACTGTTATGGGTGTTCGTACGCTTACTGACACTGCCAAAGTTCTTTCCCAATTATAATCTTGTAAACTGCCATCAAGATGAAGTTGTTAAATTCAGATACTATCTGACAAGTCTTGAAttacatctctaaacctaatgtcTTTTAAAACCACCTCAGCATGTACTAAATAATTAACCAACAACTGAATGCCTTGGGCTCTTTGTACTATCGCTACCAGCGTATTTCATAAGGTTATTGAACTGTATGTCATAACTCATAAGCTCACTTCATGCTACTGTTTACTGTTACTACTTAATTGTAGACATGTAGTACTGTTATGAGTGTTTGAAGTTTGAACACTTATGGACACTGGTAAAGTTCTTTCCCAAGTATAATATTGTAAATTGCTATCAAGATGAAGTTGTTAAATTTAGATATTATCTAACAAGTCCTAGAACCACCTCAGCATGTACTAAATAATTAACCAACAATTAGTCTTGGACTCTTTGTATGGCTACCATCGCATCCCATAATGGAATGTTGTAATTTACATAAAGGAATATTTGATTACTTCAATTCTGTATCTCCAACTTGATATTTCTGTAGCTGCCAAAGAGCATCCATGTAGTATTACTTTCTAACTGGGAATTACCTTCTCATCTGTGGCTGTCCAGAATACGCATACACCCTCAAGGTCGACGAGAAGAGTGACGTCTACAGCTTTGGTGTCGTCCTTCTGGAGCTCGTCACCGGGCGGAAACCCGTGGGGGAATTTGGCGACGGCGTGGACATCGTCCAGTGGGTGAAGATGATGACGGACTCGAACAAGGAGCAGGTGATGAAGATCCTGGACCCGAGGCTGTCGACGGTGCCGCTGCACCAAGTCATCCATGTCTTCTACGTTGCCCTGCTGTGCATCGAGGAGCAGAGCGTGCAGCGCCCGACGATGCGTGAGGTGGTGCAGATCCTCAGCGAGCTCCCCAAGCCAGCTGGCAACCCTGGAGAGGAGGAGCTTCCGCATTCTGATGAAGGTTCTGCGTCCGACCCTCCAACCAGCTCCAGTGAAGCACCAACCGGCGACGTCAAAGATCAGCAGCAGCACCCAAGCTCGGAGTCGCCGCGTACTCCAGATCTCATCAGCATCTGATTGATCATCCAAGTTCCAGGGCATCACCGTTGGTCGCGAAAGTATGCGAGCTTCTTCTTCGATCGTGCAAACTTAGGTCTGAATGTAGGGGGTGTTATGTTAAGAGACTTCCTTGTGCTGTACATAGTCAAGCTTGATTGGCTTGGTGGTGGGTGTCCGGTTTCCCGTTTGATTGTTTTTCGGTTTGCTGCTTTAATGTAGGATTCTGTAGCCAGTTCAGGTACTCTAGTGCTTTTGATCCTCCTTCCTTGTGCAATGTAGTAGCCATTTTAAGTGTCAAGTGCCTTTGTTATCCGATCCAGCGTACGTGAGAATCTGATCTTTGCTGTGGATGCTTTAAAGCGCTTCCCTGTTCGTGTGCAGGCATCTGAAGTGGGCTGGTCTTTGCATCCAGATCTGATACTACTAGAATTGCTGaagaagaaaagcacttttctccCCTCTGACATGGAAATGATAATCATCTGAAAAGCGCTTTTGCGCGGCCAAAGCATTCGATTGAATCTTGCTTTTGACTTTGTTTCACGATCGAAGTAGTTTTGCTTATCGCTTCCTGTGTTGGCAGCCTGGTGGCACAATGTCAAAGGGTGCGTGCGTTACACTACAGGTGGAGAGAGATTCAGAACCAGTTCAGTTTGTGGTTAGCAGATGCTTCGTCCTTCGCGTAAGGGcatatctccagcggcgcgacgcaaacggtcgcttagcgaccgttttcgtccaccgtgaccggaaatgcatctggcaccaccttcagcggggcgacgcaaagtgatcgggccgtccgcggagacgcaaacctggcccaaatatgcgcctaggATCCGTCTctggcggacgctcggcggacgcggaaagtgtccgctcgcgtctggcggacatttcgtcgggcccgcctggcagtgacgcagcgtcgatgcgtcttctccgtcgCATCgcggccgaggcgtcgcttcggcagtctgcggccgcgtaaatggcgatgcctggcgcgcggccgtcgcctacctctgcgcacgtagtatGGCGATgtcacgcgtggcgcggccgtcgccctgcctccgacctatatatacaggggcgcgagcatctcatctcctccccactaaaaaccctagccgccgcttcctctcaagcagatccaccatgagcagtgccggacgcggccaggctgccgcgcctccacctccacctcccactccacctcctccggcctcgagctcctccgaggagttcgactcgGAAGACaacaccgacctcctccacccggtcagggacgccgcggctcttgctgaagcggagaaggaagcacagtAGGAGCTGGCgagccacgcggcgttggacgccgagctggaacagcgcaggctggcggccgccgctgcagcagaagactccgactcggagatatcttggtcctccgatgactctgatgcgccgacgccggaggagaaggcggcggagcagaggaccctcgtcgagtctttcaagacgctcaaggacgacgccgccaacgcgaagctggagcagtgcctgcaagaggacgcggcggcgcaccgagccatagcggccgcgtgggaggcggcggagaagcaggcgacagAGCGACGCAACGATGGTGCCAACctgtcaggaagcaagtagtttAGGCCTACAGGTCtagtttgtatagtttttatgcatttttatgtactactttgaatgtttttaactatgttgcaattcaaaaaaatagGTCGCCCCGgttggagcacacccagacgcaaacggacgagcggaAAAAATATGTTCGTggggcgatgcaaacggacggcCTCGCGACAACTTttgagcgtccgaaatgcgttGGAGATGCCATAACGCCAAGCCTCAGCATCGGATCAGATCAGCGCTATCAGTACTCGAGAAAGACTGgctaactaagagcatctccagtcgcgtcccccaaaccgtcccccaaagcgatttagggcgcgccggacaaaaaaagcgttccagccgcgtcccccaaagcccatttttgtccggcgcgcccgatacggtgtccggcgcccgagcccgtccccgtcccacaggggacgtaccggggacgccggacacaacgaaaagcgaagcggggagtggcggggccgacccgtcggcggcacaataatttaaacctaaccgtcgcctacctcgcgacggaagttatcggCGCGCAGCCGACGGTGCAGCTTCCGCGAGAGGGCGcagccgacgcgtcccgtcgcgcctagctccgcgtgccggcgttaatgagcgccaccgctcctccgcctccctccggcttataaaaggggcgcctctcatcgtccctctcacacacaaaccctagcgcctctctcccaaaccctagccgccaccatctctcaacaagactcgacgctatgtctggtagaggcggaggccgacctcgcggccgcggccgtggtcgtggtcgtggtcgtggtcgtggccgcggcacagcctgaacgctcgccgtcgctctcccacgccgtcgtcttcatcgtcggagatggacgtggagccggacgtcccgttcgagttcgtccatgtcctcaagggcgacccgcgcggcatccgcgaggccgccggactccttcgccgagtacgtcggcggcgtacgcccgcgcacgatgcatccgcgggagcattcgtgcggccatcgccggtggatcgtcaaggcgatctacgagacgcgcggcaagatgtacctcaacatcggccgggagaagttcgcgcgccaccacagcctcgaagccggcttcatcctcgtgttctcctacttcggcaacacggggacatgagcgtcaaggtcttcgacgagaggcgccgcctccggactaccacgtcgacggggacgacgacggcaccgacgaggaggacgaccgaatgagtgttgtttcttcgcagcgaatacgtgcacggaggtttccgctcgttcgcctcatcggtagaaccaacaagggcaccatcctcccgctggattttccaggttTAGTtgatcgggtgtgccctcgagtgttctttcttagcagcgaacacacgaaaccttcgatgcacggcctagttaggtttagtttctttgcaatattttatatttgtgtccatcatggttcaaactatctattagtttgtggaaaaccatgttccaaactgtgttttcgtgtaaaccacgttccaaattatgtattagtttgtggaaattgaaataaaaatgcgagaaaaattattttaaatgtttgggggcggcgtttggggacgcggctagggagcgacgtccccaaacgcagCACGAgcgaacacgtccccaaacgctcgatccggcgcggtttgggggacggtttgggggacgcgattggagatgctctaatgtcgGATAATCCGCTGGGTGATCGAGCGAGGCcccatgccatgatgattgtttttgttgttgatgatgatgtgTCTCTCTCGGAGTCTCGGCTCAGTCCCCCGTCTTTACGTGGAGATCGACGGCAATGATGCGGCGTCGGTGCACGGCTGCGACATCGTCGGATGATGGTGGCAGCGGGGCAGGCACGCACGCACCGCCATGGAACGCGACGGGGAACGGCCGGCGTGCCTTTCCGCGGCCCCGCTCCCCCTTGCTGCCCCGTCTACCCTGATTCTTGCCCCGGCGTACGTCTAATCAATTCAGGGATATCGATCGAGTTTCTCACGTACCGCGCCCTCGTCCTCCGTGGCTACGCCGGCGAGATCGCCGGAGTCCTGCCCGCCGCCGTTTCCGGATCGAATTGCTTGATTCTAACGAAACACAGTAGCACTACTCCTTTCTCTGTATTGGCACTGTATAATAATTGCGTGATAGTAGAGTACTAGGCCAGCCATGGGGGAGGCAAAAGGAGCGTGAGATTGGATGGCAGTGCGATCGATCACTGTTGCTGTTTGTTCGGTCCCGTTGGATGCGTCCAAGAGGAATGGTCACATCCGCAACCCAACAAGAACAACGGTAGGTCGGTAGCAAATGCGCTTGCGCGCCCTACGTTCCTCTACCGCGCGGATCGCCGCACGGCGGGCGGCAGCACCATGTGTTGGCCACGAATGCCAATACCTGCCCTGCCCATCCGATCCAATTATTGGTATACCACGGGGGTTAATTTTCTTCGTGTCAAATGCAATCTGTATTTATGTTTAGGAAAAAAAATCtggtttcctttttcatttttacGAAAATTCGAATGATCAATTAATAATCATTAACAGTAGTGCAAATAACCCTAAAAGCAATAGAAATCACAAATATATACTCGAACCTAGGGACGGAGTCAGGAAATTATCACAAGGGGGTCAATTGCTTGTAAAATTTATTGGAGGGGGACATACAAGTAAATTTAGCAAATTGCAAGTCAAATATACATATTAACCAGTTTTTTTTCATTAAAAATCACAATGAGGGCGGCCAAGGCCATGGCCCAATTTGCTCCCTGTTGGCTCGATCCCTACTCGGACCACCAAGCGATGACGACAGACACTAACACGAGCCAAATGCATGCCACCGTCCTCGTCTCTTTAACACCGGAGCATGACAAAGCTTGGTGTAGTAGACACATCGTTCTAAGCTCCCAAAGAACCAGCACACCATACTATCAAGTATCGCTAACAATGACAACCCTAGATCAGAATAGACTGACATGAAACCATAGCAGCGAACATGAAAATCGAACGGATTCCGGGAGATCTACCGGATACATAACTCCACGTACCCTCCGTCTAGTGCTAGACCTTTCTTCTGATTTCATGATGTAGCCGTTGCCTCACGTGTTAAAAAATAAAATACACTAAGAAACAGCTTAAATAGTTAAAACTAACGCCGACGAAGGGCCATGGTCCGTCACACGTCCATGACCCCAACACTACCCTAGACGGAGGAGACCGACTACGCCGCTGACAAGAAAAACGGAACTCTAGATGAGGTTtgttgccgccgcctcctcccggtcGCCTTTCCTGGCTGCTCTCACAACGCAACCTATGCCGCCAAAACACGAGAGATCGGTCGCTCACGAAGCGGTAATTTGAAGCAAGGTTTTGACTCACGGTAGTAGTAATCTTGAACCCTAGCACTTTGTAGCCATAAATAGTTCGGTGATTTGGTCTCCCGTGGAGCAAGCAGTGGCACCACCATTATTTCGACGCAAACAGTTCTACTACGACAGCTTTTCTTTTTGTGTCTAGTCATCAGAGATGATGACACAGGCACGTACACAGCATGTGCCGTTCTCACTGTTTACGCTTACGATATTTACCACAGTAGCACACCTGCTTAAAATGGAAGCAGAGCTTTCAGTACGGTTGCATTGGCCAGAGTCACTTCAGTGCCTGCGTCTTGGCTTTCTCCGGTTTCAGGCTTTATGAACCAGCAATGCCAACTCCTCTTTGAACTTATGTCTGCAGCGATAGAGATTTGAAGTGATTCCTTTGAAAACAAAGTCATTTCGAATCGTCCAAATTGACCAAGAAATCAGCATGATAATGTCCATGAAAAAAGGCTGCTGAATTTTGGATTTTAAGCTCTGAACCACATCTTGCATCACTATATGCCCATCAGTCGGTGTTGGAGCCCATCTAGGACATAAATATTGCCAACAACTTACTGCAAAAGGACAAGAAAAGAACAATTGATCTCTTGTTTTCAAAGCAGAGCCATTACACATAATACATGTGTAATCTGGCAAGAAGAACCTCTTTCTTTGCAACATGGCCCTAGTATTCAGTCTGTTATGAAAGAGCAGCCAAAAAATACTTTATGCTTCTCCTGACAGCAACTCTTCCATAGCCAAGAAATGATAGGTAACACATGCCCTTGCTTCATCAGATCCTTATACATAGATGAGACTCTATATCCTGGACTGCAGCAGTCAATGACCATTTATCTTTGTCCAAAAAAAGTTGTGTTTCTTGTATAATGGAAAAGGAACTGCTGATATTCATCCATACCTTGAGTGGACAAAGGCAAATGAAAGATAGATGGAGTCTCTTCGGTGGCAAGAACATTCTTGACAGAAATTGAGATATCTTTGGCAAAATGAAGAGGTAAGTGGCTTTCTCCGATTCATGGCTACTAAGTGGCTAACAAGCAGTGCAGGCTTAATTATGAGAGCGTGCCTGGCTACTCCTGGAGAGCATGTGCATATCACAGCAGCCAAAATTTCTTACAGTTTGTTTTTCTGCAGACACAGTACATCTGCGCTGGCTAGATTCTGAACTACCAAAGGTCGGTCCGAAACAAAGATGATGCCACCAACGCTAAGTGCGTGTTGCGCATAACAAGGGAGTTGGTGAATCGGATCAAGGCTCAATCGCGAGCCGGAAGTCTGCGAGCATCGGGGCATGGCAATATGGCATGGTCCTACGGCCATCAGACACGAGCTAGGCCCACCCACTGCTTGCTCCGTTTCGATGGTGGTGCAGGCCTTGCTTTTAGCTGAAGGCGACGTCCATTTAGCCAAAACAAGGGCCTACACGTACTACACGGGGCGCAGGGCACGGCACAGGCCCGGAGCGAGCGTAGCAACAGTGCCCGGTGCAGCACAGTCGCGTACAGAGGAAACCGCGGCGAGTGACCCTCGCTTCGAGCACATCAGATCACGCGCTCGCGGCTCGCGCGGGCAGGAAGGAGGCGGCCTTGTGCCGGCACCAGGGAAGGCGAAGAAATTGCAAGAACAACCCCTAATTGCTTTCACGGTtgcaaaaaaatcatttttttttttgcaaaaccaaCAACTCTACATATAATTCATTGCACATGTATTTGAATTTCGGATTAGTTGGCTAACAGCAAATCTAACGACTAGGCTCAGAAGGAATACCATCATATTCtccagaagttttgtagccgccccaaggatcatagacataaaagtgcctccagcagctgaatccaataagttacttgaagaaaaatttagtcttgcaTAGAAAGTTTGAATAATCAtcgaagtagtcagtccatgagtgggaaaaaatttaaccaaagatttcattagtttgggcaacatgctcagtatcaaattgtctaaatttcataatatcacttctcaaagatataattttagcaggaggataatattttccaataaaatcatcttt contains:
- the LOC124704424 gene encoding leucine-rich repeat receptor-like serine/threonine-protein kinase BAM1, coding for MHLRLLPALLLLLLASHLGAADGDADALLAAKAALSDPTGGLASWTPPPPPNATSTAHCAWAGVTCGTRGTVVGLDVSGLNLSGALPPALSRLSGLLRLDAAANALSGPVPASLGHLRFLTHLNLSNNAFNGSLPPALARLRGLRVLDLYNNNLTSPLPAEVTRMPLLRHLHLGGNFFSGEIPPDYGRWSRLQYLAVSGNELSGKIPPQLGNLTSLRELYIGYYNSYSGGLPPELGNLTDLVRLDAANCGLSGPIPPQLGRLQKLDTLFLQVNGLAGPIPSELGNLKTLSSLDLSNNALSGEIPATFADLKNMTLLNLFRNRLRGDIPDFVGDLPSLEVLQLWENNFTGGVPRRLGRNGRLQLVDLSSNRLTSTLPPELCAGGKLHTLIALGNSLFGAIPDSLGQCKSLSRIRLGENFLNGSIPKGLFELQKLTQVELQDNLLTGEFPAVVGVAAPNLGEINLSNNQLTGPLPASIGNFSGVQKLLLDRNLFSGVMPAEIGRLQQLSKADLSSNAIEGGVPPEIGKCRLLTYLDMSRNNLSGKIPPAISGMRILNYLNLSRNHLDGEIPPSIATMQSLTAVDFSYNNLSGLVPATGQFSYFNATSFVGNPSLCGPYLGPCRPGIADTGHTTHGHGGLSNGIKLLIVLALLAFSIVFATLAILKARSLKKASDARLWKLTAFQRLDFTCDDVLDSLKEENIIGKGGAGTVYKGSMPNGDHVAVKRLPAMVRGSSHDHGFSAEIQTLGRIRHRHIVRLLGFCSNNETNLLVYEYMPNGSLGELLHGKKGEHLLWDTRYKIAVEAAKGLCYLHHDCSPLILHRDVKSNNILLDSDFEAHVADFGLAKFLQDTGASECMSAIAGSYGYIAPEYAYTLKVDEKSDVYSFGVVLLELVTGRKPVGEFGDGVDIVQWVKMMTDSNKEQVMKILDPRLSTVPLHQVIHVFYVALLCIEEQSVQRPTMREVVQILSELPKPAGNPGEEELPHSDEGSASDPPTSSSEAPTGDVKDQQQHPSSESPRTPDLISI